AATGTCCGCCTGCTAAGCAAATCCGGCGGAAAAAGGGACTTCAGGAGGGATGAGCCGAATAATGGAATAGTTACAGAGGTTGAATGAGGTGTTCCGTGACTGACAGGATACACTTAACTAGTTAAATGACTAAACCACATTACGGGGAATGGAAAAAACCACTGCTTAATAGATTTATccacaaatattaaattgaaagaCTTACTATGGAGCaagaatacataaatataaatatgtagatACAAACACTTCCTTATAGAAAACTAATTTGACTAACGtaccaataaaaatatttctgaaGAGTTTTTAAAGGGTTTGTTCCCAGTCAGTGAGTGGAGTTCTAATTGCcagattttaaatgaatcACACGACACATGACTAATTTCAATCTGAAGTTTAAGGTCTCTTTAATTCGTGGCCAGAGTGGGTTAGGTTTAAATGAGGGAATTGATGGATAGTGTTGGTGTGAAGGTGCGATTGGAGGCGTGTCGCGAACTGCGCCTTACAGCTAGAAGTACATACAACATTAGAAGTGTTCATTAAACGCGGATTATCGCTCGCAAATCCTGGCAGAGTTCCCTCTCAACATAGACACAATAAATACGGTGTGGTGAGGTAATCAATCGCTCCTAGTTGGACACCAGAACATTACGGTTCTCCGCCTTGCCCTCCGCATCCGCGCCCTTGCCACCCTCGGCGCCCAGGTGCTCGCCGCGAATCTTGATGTTGTGCTCCTCCTTGAATTTGTTCAGCTCGCTGCCCTTTTTGCTCAGGTCATTAGTGACCATGACGATGGTCTTGGCGATGAAGTCCTTGTTCTCCACCAGCTGCGGCAGCACCTCCTTTACGGTTCTTTCGCACAGCACACCGCCAATTTGGCGAAAGCATTTCCGTTCGGGATCCGCCGCCTCCAGAGTTTCTATCACAGTTCTGGGAAGGATTATGGGGTTATATCTGGTTGTCAGCAGGGATTCTCCCACTTGGCCAAGGTCCCATCAGACGGACAACCATCTTTGGGCCTCTGGTGACTCACTTGTGTTCCCTCAAATCCATTTCGAGCGTATTTAAACTGTTGGCCAAATTGCGCTGATCATTGCGCAGCTGGTGGAACTGGGCCACAATGGCCTCCTGGCTGGCACTCAGTTTCGCCGATTCGGTGCTCATCGCAATGCTCGCTCTCCAAAAGGACCCCTTCGAAATCTAGGCCTGGATAATCGCTTTAATTACGCGAAAATCTGCGATTTTCTTTCAAAATACGACGGCGAACACGAGGGCTATGCGAAAAACGTCCTAATAAATCCCAATCGCGAAAAGGCAGTGAGACCGTGAATGGAATGTGAAAAAATGGTCTAactgtaaatgtaaatatagcttatttatgaattattatatacatttacatattagaaattatttttaaatattacatatttaaatattaatcctATTGtagtattttcatatttagTGAAACAAAGTGAATCAAATTCGTCACTACGTAGGCGACTAATCGCAGTGAATGCAATCGATAGGCGGGAAACCATATGTTGCTTACGTTTCGCGGTGAATGTCAAATTTGAATACACGTGCGAGTTGTTTCTAAcgaagtttattttatttaatgatttttatttgatatattgCTATATAAAATCATGCCGGCAGCAGTGGCCACAGGAGTGCAATTCGGTGGACcgtccaaaaataaaaaaatagtgTTCGACGACTCCGGCGAGGCGGTagttaaacaaaacaaaaaggagcaCCCACATAAGCCACAATTTCAAGGCAAGGAACAGGTGAAAAAGCcgcagaaaaataaatttggagAGAATGGAAAATCAGCGGGTGGTAAATCCTTTACTAGAAACCACCAAAAGCCTGATTTTGCAAATAAGCCACAGAAAGTAAAGTTTGGTAATGATGGAGAACAAGTAGCTTCCAAATCGTTCAAccaaaatcataaaaatggtccaaaaccacagaaaatcaaatttggaGAGGATGGAGAAGCTGTAGCTCAAAAACCattcaacaaaaacaactttaAACATAACGGTCAAAAGTCGGACTTTGCTAATAAACCtcaaaaaataaagtttacTGATGATGGAGAAGATGAAGTAACTCCAAATTCTTTCAACAAAAAGACGGAACCGGTCAAGAAGTCGCAAAAAATCAAGTTTGGAGATGACGGAGAGTCCACGGAGAACTTAAAAAAGCCTCAACGAATCAAGTTTGATGAGGATGGAgctggaaaaaatgtatccGATAGCGATGGGGACAGTGACGAGGAATTTGGGGACTCCATTTCCAAGAAGCACAACAAATATCAGTCAAAAATAGATGAAGACGAGGAGTCCCAAAAGAAGTGGTATCATGTGGTATGTTAAAGCTAAACTAAAATCGttcaaataaatcattaatAGTTACCACTTTTGTATCTTAGCATCCCGACTATCCCTCTACCGATGAGGTGCTGGACATGAAGGAGAACGATCAGCTGGAGCTCTACAATCTCTGCAAGAATTCCTTTGAGGCGGAGAAGACAACTTTTAATAAACGTAAGACATGCTAGACTCGGGTACTTCCTTATGTATAAAGATGAATGGAGAGAAGAGTAGAGCTTTAATCCCTGCTACTATCTTATCCTTAGGCAATCCATCGGATGCCCGCTGGTTGCAAACCGCTCTGCACAAGGGTACAGCAAAGGATCGGGCCAATGCGGGAGCCCTTTTGGTGACGAGCAATCCACTAGGCAACTTGGAAGCATTGACCACTTTAATTGGCTTCTGTAAGATCTCCAACAAGGCCAGTAATGATGTGATAGCAGTGCTCACGGATTTGTGGCAGGAGGTGCTCCTCCCACCAAACAGAAAACTCCTGGCGGTGCACACACGTGGTGCTGATTGGAAAAAGCTGAAGAAGGATGAGAATTTGCACAACGAACAGAAGCGACGCATTTACGCGTACTGGCATTTCGAAAGCGAGTTAAAGGACCAGTACCACGAGTTTTTGAAGAACGTGATGCAGGGCTTACAGACTGGGCAGGAACACAATAAGAACTCCTCTATTGTGACTGCCGCCAGGTTGCTGGCTTATGCTCCCGAAAAAGAACAGCTCCTGCTAACCATGCTGGTGAACAAACTGGGCGACCCCATCGCCAAGATTGCCTCCAAAGCGTTGCATCACCTCAGCGAGGTGGCCCAGAAACACCCCAACATGTGCGGTGTTATTGTTGCCGAAGCAGAAAAGCTACTTTTCCGTAACAACATTTCCGAGCGAGCGCAGCACTTTGCACTGTGCTTCCTCTCGAGCATCGCACCCTCTGGCCGGCCCGAAGTTTGCACCAAGTTGGTCAACATATGCTTTGCCCTCTTCAAGGTTCTTGTCCAGAAGGGAGCCGTAAATAATAGGACCATGCAGGCCATTCTGCGATGCCTGCAAAAGGCTATCGTGGAGGCTAAGCCGGCAAAGGATAGCAACGGAGAGTTACTCACCAAGGAAATGCAGGACACCATCTACCGCTTGGTGCACTTGGCAGACATCAGAGTCGCTGTACAGACACTCGgtctgctgctgcaactggtTGCAGTTAAAACTGAGAAATCGGATCGGTTTTATAATGCTTTGTACGTAAAGCTGCTGGATTTGAACCTCATTAATGTGGGTAGTAAAACGGCGGCTCATCTACTGCATATTGTACATCGTGCCATCCACATCGACAATCATGTGGCCAGGGCCCAGGCATTCGTAAAGCGCCTCCTGCAGTTGACGTTATACGCTCCTCCCCACATTGCAGCTGGTTGTTTAATCGTCATCCACAAGTTGCTGCGCATGCGCCGTGAGCTTATTGGCGGCACCGGAGCTTCAGAGGAAGTGGAAGAAGGATCCAAAGTTGTCCTACCAGTTGGCGCGGATCTGGACAAGTTCGGCAGCGACGATGAGGAAGTTTACGAGGATGTCAAAGAGGAGGCAGATGATACAAAAGGCTCCAATCCGTTGGAAGAGAAGGCAGAGGATGGTGTCAAACCAAATGCATCCTCCTGGCACCATGCCAGTGTGGCTGCCACAGAGGCCAAGGTGCGGGATATTGATTCCTGCAAGTACGATCCGTACCATCGAGTGCCCGCTTTTGCAGGAGCTGCTTATACACTCCGCTACGAACTATTGTTGCTGCGGCAACACTACCATCCCACCGTTCAGGTCTTTGCCGAACAGATCCTTCAGCGTGAGTATTCCTTGTGGTTTTCTTTCGTAGACTTTAGTAAACCCTTTGCTTTCTTTAGAATCACGCATTGATTACTATGGTGATCCGCTCAGAGATTTCGGACTGCCACACTTTTTGGAGCGTTTCGCCTTCAAGAATCCGAAAAAGCTGGAAGCACAGGCAGCGGAAAGTGCTACCGTGGCACACAAACGATACATGGCTCACGGGGCGCGAGGAAGACCAGTAAAATCACTGACAAAGGCCAACTGCACCGAGGACGAGATGTTCATCTTCAACTTCTTAGAGCATAAACGCAAACAGGCGGAAATTGTGGCGCAGAACAAGAAGCAGAAGGAGGTAAAGAAGGACGCCCCAGAAGATGGAGACGATGGCGAGGCTGGGGAGGAATACCTGAAAGAGGGCGAAGTAGATGACGATGAGTTCGAGGCCTATTTGGATGGGTATTTCGGCAAGAAGTTCAAGGAAGGtgccgacgaggaggagggTGAAGAGGAGCTAAACTTCCTGCAGGAGCTAGGCGGCGAGATGAAAAAGAATAAGGCCAAGGACAAGAAGAAGAAACAGTCCGACAAGGCGGAGGATGATATGGATGATATAGATGACGACTGGGGTGATGACGACTTGGCAGAAGATGAGGACGAAGAAATGGAAGGCGAAGATCAGTCCGATGATGAAACGGGTTCAATTGATTTGGAGCCActtgatgacgacgacgatgacgatgatgatgatgatgatgatgagggcTCGATTTCAGAAGGCGGCCCTGACGACAGTGATTCAAGTGATGCTCCTGAAAGTCCAGACGAGGAGGATGACGACGAAGATGCACCACCGCGATCCAAAAAATCCCGCAAAGACTCCACCGACATGGTGGGAGGACGAACTTTTGCCAAAACACTCAAACAGAGTCACGGTAAGATATCGATTAAGAATTCATTGTTCGTCATGAGGGTAATTATATGTTCTTTGTCAACATCTTTAGATATGTCCTCTCTGTTTGCTGCCGCCGATGACTTTTCTTCGCTGCTGGAGGAGACGGCCAAGGTTAAGGGTCAGGGAACCAGCAATGCCGTTTTCAACAAGGACAAGTCCTCCGACAAACAATTGAAATGGGAAGAAAATCGACGATCGAACTCCAAATCCTACAAGGGCAAGAAGTTTGCCGGCAAACCAGCGGCCAAAGGTGGCAGACCACAGAAGGCGGGCAAGAAGCGGAAACACTAAACTAAACTCGATTATCAAACTCTAATCCATGTAAATGGTTagatttgtaaata
This genomic interval from Drosophila teissieri strain GT53w chromosome 3L, Prin_Dtei_1.1, whole genome shotgun sequence contains the following:
- the LOC122615815 gene encoding probable prefoldin subunit 2, with product MSTESAKLSASQEAIVAQFHQLRNDQRNLANSLNTLEMDLREHKTVIETLEAADPERKCFRQIGGVLCERTVKEVLPQLVENKDFIAKTIVMVTNDLSKKGSELNKFKEEHNIKIRGEHLGAEGGKGADAEGKAENRNVLVSN
- the LOC122618516 gene encoding uncharacterized protein F23B12.7 yields the protein MPAAVATGVQFGGPSKNKKIVFDDSGEAVVKQNKKEHPHKPQFQGKEQVKKPQKNKFGENGKSAGGKSFTRNHQKPDFANKPQKVKFGNDGEQVASKSFNQNHKNGPKPQKIKFGEDGEAVAQKPFNKNNFKHNGQKSDFANKPQKIKFTDDGEDEVTPNSFNKKTEPVKKSQKIKFGDDGESTENLKKPQRIKFDEDGAGKNVSDSDGDSDEEFGDSISKKHNKYQSKIDEDEESQKKWYHVHPDYPSTDEVLDMKENDQLELYNLCKNSFEAEKTTFNKRNPSDARWLQTALHKGTAKDRANAGALLVTSNPLGNLEALTTLIGFCKISNKASNDVIAVLTDLWQEVLLPPNRKLLAVHTRGADWKKLKKDENLHNEQKRRIYAYWHFESELKDQYHEFLKNVMQGLQTGQEHNKNSSIVTAARLLAYAPEKEQLLLTMLVNKLGDPIAKIASKALHHLSEVAQKHPNMCGVIVAEAEKLLFRNNISERAQHFALCFLSSIAPSGRPEVCTKLVNICFALFKVLVQKGAVNNRTMQAILRCLQKAIVEAKPAKDSNGELLTKEMQDTIYRLVHLADIRVAVQTLGLLLQLVAVKTEKSDRFYNALYVKLLDLNLINVGSKTAAHLLHIVHRAIHIDNHVARAQAFVKRLLQLTLYAPPHIAAGCLIVIHKLLRMRRELIGGTGASEEVEEGSKVVLPVGADLDKFGSDDEEVYEDVKEEADDTKGSNPLEEKAEDGVKPNASSWHHASVAATEAKVRDIDSCKYDPYHRVPAFAGAAYTLRYELLLLRQHYHPTVQVFAEQILQQSRIDYYGDPLRDFGLPHFLERFAFKNPKKLEAQAAESATVAHKRYMAHGARGRPVKSLTKANCTEDEMFIFNFLEHKRKQAEIVAQNKKQKEVKKDAPEDGDDGEAGEEYLKEGEVDDDEFEAYLDGYFGKKFKEGADEEEGEEELNFLQELGGEMKKNKAKDKKKKQSDKAEDDMDDIDDDWGDDDLAEDEDEEMEGEDQSDDETGSIDLEPLDDDDDDDDDDDDDEGSISEGGPDDSDSSDAPESPDEEDDDEDAPPRSKKSRKDSTDMVGGRTFAKTLKQSHDMSSLFAAADDFSSLLEETAKVKGQGTSNAVFNKDKSSDKQLKWEENRRSNSKSYKGKKFAGKPAAKGGRPQKAGKKRKH